One part of the Mariniblastus fucicola genome encodes these proteins:
- a CDS encoding DUF4339 domain-containing protein: MGIRFHCNHCDNRLNVKAKQAGQFCICPQCESEIRVPLESTVEPPVNRKKKRHRRKAKPVEVDVSPQVSEPASIELPLPEESGSVPVASGTRSPSSEVSLEPIDEFSSQKTLHDRSPMTQRSVLPTELSVGVDVASGKDANSSSDSEMGRLPVAPVVPTVKNAASIEPVEESVDEMPESAFDDNEDFDSASALDDLLSSDERKIVGEEAENAESFLLAKPVVKVEEHPLKANPNLVWYLRHKRLGEKGPLKAQQIESMLESGQIREDHIVWREDWNDWLPAAEIFPELAADQNQNAAYEIPDELNPHSEANRKRRAQKRFWWCFSVAAFLLVLVLVYWLTQFGW; the protein is encoded by the coding sequence ATGGGGATTCGATTCCACTGCAACCATTGCGACAATCGCCTGAACGTCAAGGCGAAGCAGGCCGGGCAATTCTGTATCTGTCCGCAATGCGAGAGCGAAATTCGGGTTCCGCTTGAGTCGACTGTTGAGCCGCCGGTGAATCGCAAGAAGAAGCGTCATCGGCGAAAGGCCAAGCCTGTCGAGGTCGATGTTTCGCCACAGGTCAGTGAGCCTGCATCGATCGAGTTGCCTCTACCTGAGGAATCTGGATCCGTACCGGTCGCATCTGGAACGCGGTCGCCATCAAGCGAAGTTTCCCTCGAACCAATCGACGAATTTTCCTCTCAGAAAACGCTGCACGATCGTTCTCCGATGACGCAGCGATCCGTTCTGCCAACAGAGTTATCGGTTGGCGTCGATGTTGCTTCCGGGAAGGACGCGAATTCAAGTTCGGATTCGGAGATGGGTCGGCTTCCGGTCGCGCCCGTCGTCCCGACTGTAAAAAATGCTGCTTCGATCGAGCCTGTTGAGGAATCTGTCGACGAGATGCCTGAGTCGGCTTTCGACGACAATGAAGATTTCGATTCAGCCTCGGCTTTGGATGATTTGCTGTCCTCCGACGAGCGAAAAATCGTCGGTGAAGAAGCGGAAAACGCTGAGTCATTTTTGCTCGCCAAGCCAGTCGTGAAGGTGGAGGAGCATCCTTTAAAAGCGAACCCGAATTTGGTCTGGTATCTGCGACACAAGCGTCTTGGTGAGAAAGGCCCGTTGAAGGCTCAGCAAATTGAATCGATGCTGGAGTCCGGACAGATTCGTGAGGACCACATCGTGTGGCGGGAAGATTGGAATGACTGGCTCCCGGCCGCGGAAATTTTTCCTGAGTTGGCTGCAGATCAGAATCAAAATGCCGCGTACGAGATACCTGACGAACTCAACCCGCATTCGGAAGCGAATCGAAAGCGTCGAGCTCAGAAGCGTTTTTGGTGGTGTTTCAGTGTCGCTGCTTTTCTTCTGGTCCTGGTTTTGGTCTACTGGTTGACTCAGTTCGGTTGGTAA